The Geothrix oryzae DNA window CCACCCAGTAGGGAAAGGAGACGAGGCCCGAGGTCCGGTCCCAGAGGGCGAAGTAGAGGTTCTCCGCCGGCATGAGGTCGCGGACGATGGTATGCACCCGGCCGAAGAGTTCCTGGAGGTTCTGGGCCCCCGCCGCGGCTTTCGCGATGCGGTAGGTCGCCCCCAGGTACCGGCGTACCATGACGAGGGCTTCGGCCGGATCCTGGGGCTCCCGCAGCGGCTGCATGGGTTCGTTATCGGCGGCCCTCCGAACGACACAAGTATCGTGCTGGCGGTCAGGCCCAGCGGAACCGGCGAACGGCCAGGGCGAAGGCGGCCAGGGCCCAGGCCGCCACGATGGCGAGCCCGGTTCCGTGGCCCACGAGGCTCCCCCCATCGTTGAAGACGGCCCGGAGGGCCCGGAGGAAGGGCGCGAGCGGGAGGATCGCCACGGTGTGCTGGAGCCAGGCCGGGGCCGCATCCAGCGTGAAGTAGACGCCGCTGAGCAGCATGAGGGGGAAGAACACCAGGTTCGAGATGGCGGCGTAGCCTTCGGAAGTTTCCGCGAAGCCGCTCAGGGCGAACCCGAAGGCCATGAAGCAGCCCGTGCCCAGGGTCATGATGAGCAGCAGGTCGAGGAAGGAGCCCTGGTTCTGGATGCCGAAGGCCAGGCGGCCCACCAGCAGCAGGATCGCAGCCTGGATCACGGTGACCGTGAGCCGGTGCAGCACCTGTCCCAGCAGGAAGACCCACTTGGGCAGGGGCGTCACCGCCAGGCGTCGGAACTTGCCCTTCTCCCGGTAGGAGACATTCACCATGCCCACGCTGAAGAGGCCCATGCTGACGAGGTTCAGGCCCAGCAGGCCCGGGAGCAGGAACGAGGCGTAGTTGGTCGAGCGCTTGTGGCCGGGGCTTTCCACCTGGACCGGGATGCGCTGGGGCTCGGGCGCCCCGCTCAGGCGGGCCTGGGCCACCAGCCAAGCCTGGTTCACGAGCCCGGCCGTGGCCCCGGCCTGGGCCATGAGGTAGCTGTTCAGCCGCAGGCGGTAGCCTTCGCCGTCCGGTTCGAGCTGGGCGGCGGTCTCCCCGCGCGTCCACCGGGCCTCGGCCTCGGCTTTCGGCAGTGTCTGGACCTTGAGCTGGAGGTCCGTGAGGGCCTGGTCCAGGGCCGCATCGTGGGCGGAGGGGTTCGGGGACTGCACCCGGACCACCGAGAGCTTCGGCCCGCCCCCATCCCGGAAGATCGTTCCGAATCCCATGAGCAGGATCACCGGGAAGGCGAAGGTCCAGAACATGGCCACGCGATCGCGGCCGTAGAGCCGCCATTCCATGGCGAATTGCCTCCAGAGCAGCATGGTCACTCCCTCAGGCTCCGGCCCGTGCGGTGCAGG harbors:
- a CDS encoding ABC transporter permease codes for the protein MLLWRQFAMEWRLYGRDRVAMFWTFAFPVILLMGFGTIFRDGGGPKLSVVRVQSPNPSAHDAALDQALTDLQLKVQTLPKAEAEARWTRGETAAQLEPDGEGYRLRLNSYLMAQAGATAGLVNQAWLVAQARLSGAPEPQRIPVQVESPGHKRSTNYASFLLPGLLGLNLVSMGLFSVGMVNVSYREKGKFRRLAVTPLPKWVFLLGQVLHRLTVTVIQAAILLLVGRLAFGIQNQGSFLDLLLIMTLGTGCFMAFGFALSGFAETSEGYAAISNLVFFPLMLLSGVYFTLDAAPAWLQHTVAILPLAPFLRALRAVFNDGGSLVGHGTGLAIVAAWALAAFALAVRRFRWA